The Tubulanus polymorphus chromosome 1, tnTubPoly1.2, whole genome shotgun sequence genome contains a region encoding:
- the LOC141898740 gene encoding uncharacterized protein LOC141898740 — MTHSLAEGYSLPDKMTPFEVFFARKHNQGEGLQNGQMTKADSVDEENTSDVASSNVNTLTAWENESASKRKAAEALSTVYNAAMVKGHKNRYPCSQYEPGHRVLVNATAMKKTKLYSKTGPKCHKGVILKVGKMGRKYQVLVKDSLLWVDISMLTSLTRMKQKKLLGTKYIVCVFPSARRQGHRSVKTICTETAARVQEKSVLFTISWVMKPFLLKPGTSWIALLLNADTHHIDQCAQQISDKIKASHSSDQGDSNAHKQGVEGMMTLIKTVKDVSQLEDKQLTYLVMQNECYLRNIFQGKTKCRRHEDYKNGGKSRRNLTLQVPITLYSDAQCDVIIKGLMDMFCPTDTKYMDYVFRVLLPETLIKIYMEVHQTSHELAEECLADALLGSESDEDTES; from the exons ATGACTCACTCACTGGCCGAAGGGTATTCGTTAC ccGATAAGATGACTCCTTTCGAAGTATTTTTTGCCAGGAAGCACAATCAAGGTGAAGGCCTTCAAAATGGTCAGATGACGAAAGCAGACTCCGTAGATGAAGAAAATACTTCAGATGTGGCTTCTTCAAATGTGAATACA CTCACTGCCTGGGAGAATGAATCCGCTTCAAAGCGAAAAGCAGCTGAAGCACTTTCAACTGTATATAATGCTGCAATGGTCAAGGGACATAAGAATAGATACCCTTGTTCCCAGTATGAACCTGGACACCGTGTTTTGGTGAAT gcaACAGCAatgaaaaagacaaaactTTATAGTAAGACTGGGCCAAAGTGCCATAAAGGAGTCATCCTAAAGGTCGGTAAAATGGGAAGAAAGTACCAAGTCCTGGTCAAAGATTCTCTGTTGTGGGTGGATATTAGTATGCTGACATCCCTGACAAGGATGAAGCAAAAGAAGCTTTTAGGaactaaat ATATTGTATGTGTGTTTCCAAGTGCAAGAAGACAAGGGCACCGAAGTGTGAAAACTATATGCACAGAGACTGCTGCAAGAGTGCAGGAAAAAAGTGTGCTCTTCACAATATCCT GGGTGATGAAACCATTTCTACTGAAACCAGGCACATCATGGATCGCGTTGTTG TTGAATGCAGACACTCATCATATTGATCAATGTGCGCAACAAATATCTGATAAGATTAAAGCTAGTCACAG CTCTGATCAGGGTGACAGCAACGCTCACAAGCAGGGCGTGGAAGGAATGATGACTCTTATTAAGACAGTGAA AGATGTTTCGCAGCTAGAAGATAAGCAATTAACTTATTTGGTTATGCAGAATGAGTGCTATTTGAGGAATATTTTCCAGGGAAAG ACTAAATGTCGACGCCATGAAGACTACAAGAATGGCGGAAAGAGCAGGC GTAACTTGACCTTGCAAGTACCAATCACTTTGTACAGTGATGCGCAATGTGATGTAATAATAAAGGGATTAATGGACATGTTTTGCCCAACTGATACGAAG taCATGGATTATGTGTTTCGAGTTTTGTTGCCAGAAACACTGATAAAGATCTATATGGAGGTCCATCAAACATCACATGAACTAGCAGAAGAATGCTTGGCCGATGCTCTTTTGGGAAGTGAAAGTGATGAAGACACTGAAAGCTGA